A region from the Francisella orientalis FNO12 genome encodes:
- the iglJ gene encoding type VI secretion system baseplate protein IglJ, whose amino-acid sequence MNIENLNRICHKLSLNHLLRIFLVYNIQTKNMRFEPILMDSTAAATILRISRKQEHIYIDINVFKLKPFARLEVRYQEYIHDNNDLALEVLEYSIRSLLYRYIIRTKELHRLTQNNSYIKAAPKFTIDNTINALYKVLSEDYCTIINYEKELVKIKRSPSLVGQKNIGNIYIGGYITSFIYLIKVNIILLNKNHKDVKRIKTRIKIIKKNIRNNSIRIKLNITVENNKPNNKYIGDTYL is encoded by the coding sequence ATGAATATAGAAAATTTAAATAGAATATGTCATAAACTTTCTCTTAATCATCTTCTTAGAATTTTTTTAGTCTACAATATTCAAACCAAAAATATGAGATTTGAACCAATCTTAATGGATAGCACGGCAGCAGCTACTATCCTTAGAATCTCGAGAAAACAAGAACATATATATATTGATATAAATGTTTTCAAACTCAAACCTTTTGCGAGATTAGAGGTAAGATATCAGGAGTACATCCATGATAATAACGATTTAGCTCTTGAAGTATTAGAGTATAGTATTAGATCCTTATTGTATAGATATATTATAAGAACTAAAGAATTACATAGGTTAACTCAAAACAACTCTTATATTAAAGCAGCTCCTAAGTTTACTATTGATAATACAATAAATGCTTTATATAAAGTCTTAAGTGAAGATTACTGTACTATCATAAACTATGAAAAGGAACTAGTTAAAATCAAAAGATCTCCTTCTCTTGTTGGGCAAAAAAATATTGGCAATATCTATATTGGTGGATATATAACTTCTTTTATATATTTAATTAAAGTAAATATAATTCTTTTAAATAAAAATCATAAGGATGTAAAGCGAATAAAGACTAGAATTAAGATAATTAAAAAAAATATTAGAAATAACTCAATAAGAATAAAACTAAACATAACTGTAGAAAATAATAAGCCCAATAACAAATATATTGGTGACACATACCTATAA
- the tssK gene encoding type VI secretion system baseplate subunit TssK — MFLERIYWEDGLRLDRDILDQSNLSILERSKSASYLPANLNKGILSFDLDIESLQTGLIIIKDLVLYLDEKTFIFYDKCYPLSLQIVTDELTNDIPLFLNVNEKIVEKEGVKYIHNQLSLSLEHDYSVKYSTQIALFKLDRGKLVSDTYDFPLLTLNHYSMHDIFIKLNRIVSELKSFNRFVFSTSRSYAAILLVFLINKLERELKFAESNKLNGSPKQIFDLVHDIYSLIQLNLDKVEDVDNIEFDFYKPIRKINLLAHRLLTLCEYRKINNFIKFELQGKKYLCENFPEEFFVATRYYIFIKRKATVPANVKFENKKAMRITSISRNKNVVTLSLSGVKLVEVEHSMMNFTTRVDNIDAIYEIQKGSEWDFILADSSAVFTAFEGSENFGFFIAFT, encoded by the coding sequence ATGTTTCTCGAAAGGATATATTGGGAAGATGGTCTAAGATTAGACAGAGATATTTTAGATCAATCAAATTTGTCTATTTTAGAAAGGTCAAAGTCTGCAAGTTATTTGCCAGCAAATCTTAATAAAGGTATTCTTAGTTTCGATTTAGATATAGAGAGTTTGCAGACGGGACTTATTATAATAAAAGATCTTGTATTGTACTTAGATGAAAAAACATTTATTTTTTATGATAAATGCTATCCTCTATCTTTGCAGATAGTGACAGATGAGTTAACTAATGATATCCCTCTATTCTTGAATGTTAATGAGAAGATAGTTGAAAAAGAAGGTGTTAAGTACATACATAATCAACTATCACTTTCATTAGAGCATGATTATAGTGTTAAGTATAGTACGCAAATTGCATTATTTAAGTTAGATAGAGGTAAGTTAGTATCAGATACATATGATTTTCCTTTACTAACTCTTAATCACTATTCGATGCATGATATTTTTATAAAGCTCAATAGAATAGTTTCTGAATTAAAATCTTTCAATCGTTTTGTTTTCTCAACCTCAAGATCATATGCTGCAATTTTACTTGTATTCTTAATTAATAAATTAGAAAGAGAACTTAAATTTGCTGAATCTAATAAGTTAAATGGTTCTCCTAAACAAATATTTGATCTAGTTCATGATATTTATAGTTTAATCCAGCTTAACTTAGATAAGGTTGAGGATGTTGATAATATTGAGTTTGATTTTTATAAACCTATAAGGAAGATAAACTTATTGGCTCATAGATTATTGACTCTTTGTGAATATAGAAAAATTAATAACTTTATTAAATTTGAACTGCAAGGAAAAAAATATTTATGTGAAAACTTCCCCGAAGAATTTTTCGTTGCTACTAGATATTATATTTTCATTAAAAGAAAGGCAACAGTTCCAGCTAATGTAAAATTTGAAAATAAAAAAGCTATGAGAATAACAAGTATAAGTAGAAATAAAAACGTTGTAACTCTCTCTCTTTCTGGAGTGAAACTCGTTGAAGTTGAGCACTCTATGATGAATTTTACAACACGGGTTGATAATATTGATGCAATATATGAAATTCAAAAAGGCTCGGAATGGGACTTTATACTTGCAGATAGTAGTGCGGTTTTTACAGCTTTTGAAGGTAGTGAAAACTTTGGTTTCTTTATAGCATTTACCTAA
- the iglC gene encoding type VI secretion system tube protein IglC, whose translation MNEMITRQQVTSGETINVRTDPTACIGSHPNRRLFVDSFTIGGVNLDKNIVAIEGGEDVTKADSATAAASVIRLSITPGSINPTISITLGALIKSSVRTLLEGAVSNILQAGATDMKIKLGNSNKKQEYKTDEAWGIMIDISNLELYPISSDAFSIKIEPTELMGVSKDGMRYHIISIDGLTTSQGSLPVCCAASTDKGVAKIGYIASA comes from the coding sequence ATGAATGAAATGATAACAAGACAGCAAGTAACAAGTGGTGAAACTATTAATGTTAGGACTGATCCTACAGCATGTATAGGATCTCATCCAAACCGTAGATTATTTGTAGACTCGTTTACTATAGGAGGAGTTAATCTTGATAAGAATATTGTTGCTATAGAAGGAGGAGAGGATGTTACAAAAGCTGATTCTGCAACTGCTGCAGCCAGTGTTATACGTCTATCTATAACTCCAGGTTCTATAAATCCAACAATAAGTATTACACTTGGAGCTTTAATTAAATCAAGTGTTAGGACCTTGCTTGAAGGAGCTGTTTCTAATATATTACAAGCGGGTGCAACAGATATGAAAATTAAGCTTGGGAACTCTAATAAAAAGCAAGAGTATAAAACTGATGAAGCTTGGGGTATCATGATTGATATATCTAATCTAGAGTTATATCCTATCAGTTCTGACGCATTTAGTATAAAAATAGAACCAACAGAGCTTATGGGCGTATCTAAGGATGGTATGAGATATCATATAATATCTATTGATGGGCTCACAACTTCACAAGGTAGCTTGCCTGTATGCTGTGCTGCAAGTACTGATAAAGGAGTTGCTAAAATAGGGTACATAGCATCTGCATAG
- the tssC gene encoding type VI secretion system contractile sheath large subunit, which yields MLENSLSLTDELLNNFGGSAEVDSVLKNIDFDVSGDASKVLSLSSDYNARNLMALSLVLANNESINNYNQKYIQKVITVIDKLIDLQVNAIISNDEFRSLEQEWLKVQEVCQDDYDNVEVSILDVKKEELQYDFERNLYDISSSDFFKKVYVSEFDQYGGEPYGAILGLYSFENTTNDIIWLTGMGMVAKNSHASFIASIDKSFFGVKDLSEITHIKSFESLLEHPRYKEWNDFRNLDVAAYIGLTVGDFMLRQPYNPENNPVQYKLMEGFNEFVDYESNDSYLWGPSSIQLVKNMMRSYDKTRWFQYIRGVESGGYVRNLVSCVYDNKGVLETKSPLNVLFADYMELSLANIGLIPFVSEKGTSNACFFSVNSAKKVEEFVDNFDSANSMLIANLSYTMCISRISHYIKCVIRDKIGSVVGAEQIQNILSDWISEFVTTVYQPTPLEMARYPFRNVSIDVKTIPGKPGWYSCKINVIPHIQFEGMGTTMTIDTRLEPKLFGANNN from the coding sequence ATGTTAGAAAATAGTTTAAGTCTTACAGATGAACTTTTAAATAATTTCGGTGGTTCAGCTGAGGTTGATAGCGTACTTAAAAATATAGATTTTGATGTTTCGGGCGATGCATCTAAAGTTCTTTCTTTATCTTCAGATTATAATGCTAGAAACCTTATGGCATTATCTCTTGTGTTAGCAAATAATGAAAGTATAAATAATTATAACCAAAAGTATATCCAGAAAGTTATTACTGTAATTGATAAACTTATTGATTTACAAGTTAACGCTATTATATCAAATGATGAGTTTAGATCTCTTGAGCAAGAATGGTTGAAGGTACAAGAGGTTTGTCAAGATGATTATGATAATGTAGAAGTAAGTATATTAGACGTTAAGAAAGAAGAGTTACAGTATGACTTTGAGAGAAATCTATATGACATATCTAGTAGCGATTTCTTTAAGAAAGTATATGTCTCAGAATTTGATCAATATGGTGGTGAACCATATGGTGCAATACTAGGACTCTATAGTTTTGAGAACACTACAAATGATATAATTTGGTTAACCGGGATGGGCATGGTGGCAAAAAACTCTCATGCATCTTTTATAGCATCAATTGACAAGTCATTTTTTGGTGTTAAAGATTTATCAGAAATAACTCATATAAAGAGTTTCGAGTCTTTATTAGAACACCCTAGATATAAAGAATGGAATGATTTTAGGAATCTTGATGTTGCCGCATATATCGGTTTGACTGTCGGAGATTTTATGTTACGTCAGCCATATAATCCTGAAAATAATCCAGTTCAGTATAAGCTCATGGAAGGCTTTAATGAATTTGTTGATTATGAGAGTAATGATAGTTATTTGTGGGGCCCTTCATCTATTCAGCTAGTTAAAAATATGATGAGATCGTATGATAAAACTAGATGGTTTCAATACATAAGAGGTGTTGAAAGTGGTGGTTATGTAAGAAACTTAGTGTCATGTGTTTATGATAATAAAGGTGTCTTAGAAACAAAGTCGCCACTGAATGTTTTATTTGCAGATTATATGGAGCTATCACTTGCAAATATTGGTTTAATACCATTTGTGAGTGAAAAAGGTACAAGTAATGCTTGTTTCTTTAGTGTGAACTCAGCTAAGAAAGTCGAAGAGTTTGTAGATAATTTTGATTCTGCTAACTCAATGCTAATTGCTAATCTTTCTTATACTATGTGTATATCCAGAATTTCACATTATATTAAGTGTGTTATCAGAGATAAAATAGGAAGTGTTGTTGGTGCTGAGCAAATTCAAAATATTCTTTCAGATTGGATATCAGAGTTTGTTACTACGGTATATCAACCAACACCCTTAGAGATGGCGAGATACCCTTTTAGGAATGTTTCTATTGATGTTAAAACTATACCAGGTAAACCAGGGTGGTATTCATGCAAAATAAATGTGATCCCTCACATTCAATTTGAAGGTATGGGTACTACAATGACTATTGATACTAGGTTAGAACCAAAATTATTCGGTGCGAATAATAACTAA
- the tssB gene encoding type VI secretion system contractile sheath small subunit, protein MAKNKIPNSRLMINYETNVDGVLKKKELPYRALVVGDLSKGRSVDAKKEFTDRAVRRVNNGVDRALEDMNISFDFEAPNFVSKDPGNLKVNYRIQSVKDFRPDAVAKKVPEIRALLEMKEILASFAKDIENNRNLKKTIDMIFSDNNELEALKSKIPALTNYTIKDSDNAEVAESQESNN, encoded by the coding sequence ATGGCAAAAAATAAGATTCCAAATTCAAGATTGATGATAAATTATGAAACTAATGTGGATGGAGTTCTAAAGAAAAAAGAATTACCTTACAGAGCTTTAGTAGTTGGTGATTTGTCGAAAGGAAGATCGGTAGATGCTAAAAAAGAGTTTACTGATAGAGCTGTTAGACGAGTAAATAATGGTGTTGATAGAGCCTTAGAAGATATGAATATATCTTTTGATTTTGAAGCACCAAATTTCGTCTCTAAAGACCCTGGCAATTTAAAAGTTAATTATAGAATTCAAAGTGTAAAAGATTTTAGGCCTGATGCTGTTGCTAAGAAAGTTCCTGAGATTAGAGCCTTGCTTGAAATGAAAGAAATATTAGCATCTTTTGCTAAGGATATTGAAAATAATCGTAATCTTAAAAAGACTATAGATATGATTTTTTCAGATAATAATGAGCTAGAAGCTTTAAAGAGTAAGATTCCTGCTTTAACAAACTATACGATTAAAGATTCTGATAATGCAGAAGTTGCAGAGTCGCAAGAGTCAAATAATTAA
- the anmK gene encoding anhydro-N-acetylmuramic acid kinase AnmK, translating into MDEYKYCIGIMSGTSLDGIDVALCKIRGYGLATDIKLVNFETYPYSEGLLNDIKQSLDLTRSNAQLLCNLNFKLGIEYANAVKKLVTVSNLELEDIAFIASHGQTIYHQAKNEDGFIKSSLQLGDAATIAYECRTTVVSNFRAGDIAAGGDGAPLVPYVDYILYSDKNKSRALHNIGGIANTTIIPKNPNINDIYAFDTGPGNMMINRAMEVLFNRDYDKDGEIAASSIVIVDMLQELLQNPYLALKPPKSTGRELFGIEYTDYILDKYKQSNPKDIVHTLTIFTAESIIKAYRDFVFDKVKLDQIIFTGGGAYNKFLIKTIKKLVKTEVLTFEYIGHNSDAKEAIAFAVLGNETLNHSYNNLPSATGAKDRVILGQVNIY; encoded by the coding sequence ATGGATGAGTATAAATACTGTATTGGGATTATGTCTGGAACTTCGCTAGATGGAATTGATGTGGCTTTATGCAAGATTCGAGGATATGGATTAGCTACGGATATTAAATTAGTTAATTTTGAAACATATCCATATTCAGAAGGTTTATTAAATGATATTAAGCAGTCTTTAGATTTAACAAGAAGTAATGCTCAGTTATTATGTAATCTTAATTTTAAGCTTGGAATTGAATATGCTAATGCAGTAAAAAAATTAGTAACTGTAAGTAACCTAGAATTAGAAGATATCGCGTTCATAGCTAGTCATGGGCAGACTATATATCACCAAGCAAAAAATGAGGATGGTTTTATTAAATCATCATTACAGTTAGGAGATGCTGCGACGATAGCTTACGAATGTCGAACAACAGTTGTGTCAAATTTCAGAGCCGGAGATATCGCAGCTGGAGGAGATGGAGCACCTTTGGTACCTTATGTGGATTATATCCTTTATAGTGATAAAAATAAGTCGCGTGCTCTACATAATATTGGTGGAATAGCTAATACTACAATTATCCCTAAAAATCCAAATATTAATGATATATATGCATTTGATACTGGCCCAGGGAATATGATGATAAATAGAGCAATGGAAGTTTTGTTTAATCGAGATTATGATAAAGATGGTGAAATAGCAGCCTCTAGTATAGTTATTGTAGATATGTTGCAAGAGCTTTTACAAAATCCATATTTAGCTCTCAAGCCACCAAAGTCAACAGGTAGAGAGCTTTTTGGTATTGAATATACGGATTATATTCTTGATAAATATAAGCAAAGCAATCCTAAAGATATAGTTCATACGCTAACTATATTTACAGCAGAGAGTATAATAAAGGCTTATAGAGATTTTGTATTTGATAAAGTTAAGCTTGATCAAATAATTTTCACTGGGGGTGGTGCGTATAATAAGTTTCTGATAAAAACTATTAAAAAATTAGTCAAAACTGAAGTCTTAACATTTGAATATATTGGGCATAATAGTGACGCAAAAGAAGCCATAGCCTTTGCTGTACTAGGAAATGAAACTCTTAACCATAGCTATAATAATCTCCCATCGGCAACAGGTGCAAAAGATAGAGTGATATTGGGGCAGGTTAACATCTATTAG
- a CDS encoding MFS transporter, with amino-acid sequence MRYFQLKLSLFLIFFISAILLNSVGIVILQSVTHYQVTEVQASILEAYKDLTIAIVSFAICSFIPRFSYKNAMLLGLAIIATGYIAMATLDSFLTAKILFILIGVAFALIKVSVYSTVGLITDDSKAHASLMSLLEGVFQIGVVLCFFVFSIFIHFGNWLDTYWLLAGLCLVAFLLLLFTKFDESAVQTSKSSNFLTDTLSMLKLIKLPIVMLFIISVFFMYL; translated from the coding sequence ATGAGATATTTTCAACTTAAACTTTCGCTATTTCTCATTTTCTTTATTAGCGCTATTTTACTTAATAGTGTTGGTATTGTGATTCTACAATCAGTTACTCACTATCAAGTCACAGAAGTCCAAGCAAGTATTCTTGAGGCATATAAAGATCTTACTATAGCAATAGTTTCATTTGCCATTTGCTCATTTATTCCAAGATTTAGTTATAAGAATGCTATGCTTTTAGGACTAGCAATTATTGCTACAGGATATATTGCTATGGCTACTTTAGATAGCTTTTTAACAGCTAAAATACTATTTATTCTAATAGGTGTCGCTTTCGCTCTAATAAAAGTTTCTGTATATTCAACTGTTGGTCTAATCACAGATGACTCAAAAGCACATGCTAGTTTAATGAGTTTATTAGAAGGGGTCTTTCAGATAGGTGTTGTACTATGCTTTTTTGTATTTAGCATATTTATTCACTTTGGTAACTGGCTTGACACATACTGGTTATTAGCTGGCTTATGCTTGGTTGCATTTTTACTACTTTTATTCACTAAATTTGATGAATCAGCAGTACAAACATCTAAAAGTTCAAATTTTTTAACAGATACTCTAAGTATGCTAAAGCTCATAAAACTACCTATTGTGATGTTATTTATAATTAGTGTATTTTTTATGTATTTATAG
- the fba gene encoding class II fructose-bisphosphate aldolase (catalyzes the reversible aldol condensation of dihydroxyacetonephosphate and glyceraldehyde 3-phosphate in the Calvin cycle, glycolysis, and/or gluconeogenesis) produces the protein MALVSLRQLLDHAAEHGYGLPAFNVNNLEQVRAVMEAADKVNSPVILQGSAGARKYAGAPFIRHLVLAAIEEYPHIPVCMHQDHGTSLSVCQRSIQLGFSSVMMDGSLKSDGKTPSDYEYNVNVTKTVSDIAHACGVSVEGELGCLGSLETGQAGEEDGVGAEGTLFMDQMLTDPEEAADFVKKTKVDALAIAIGTSHGAYKFTKPPTGDVLSIKRVKEIHARIPDTHLVMHGSSSVPQDWLEVINTYGGAMGETYGVPVEEIVEAIKYGVRKVNIDTDLRMAATGAIRRFMAENPAEFDPRKYNAVAKVAMSEICQARYEAFGSAGMASKIKPISLETMFQRYESGELDPIVK, from the coding sequence ATGGCTTTAGTTTCATTGCGTCAACTATTGGATCATGCTGCAGAGCATGGTTATGGGTTGCCAGCGTTTAATGTAAATAATCTTGAGCAAGTAAGAGCTGTTATGGAAGCTGCTGATAAAGTTAATTCACCAGTTATTCTACAAGGTTCTGCGGGTGCAAGAAAGTATGCAGGAGCTCCGTTTATTAGACATTTAGTTCTTGCAGCGATTGAAGAGTATCCTCATATTCCAGTTTGTATGCACCAAGATCATGGTACATCTCTATCTGTTTGCCAAAGATCTATTCAATTAGGTTTTTCATCTGTAATGATGGATGGTTCTTTAAAGTCGGATGGTAAGACTCCTTCTGATTATGAGTATAATGTCAATGTTACAAAAACTGTTTCTGATATAGCTCACGCTTGTGGTGTATCAGTTGAAGGTGAGCTTGGATGTCTTGGTTCATTAGAAACAGGACAGGCAGGAGAAGAAGATGGTGTTGGTGCTGAGGGTACTCTTTTTATGGATCAAATGCTTACAGATCCAGAAGAAGCTGCGGATTTTGTTAAGAAAACAAAAGTAGATGCTTTAGCAATTGCTATAGGTACTTCTCATGGAGCTTATAAGTTTACTAAGCCACCTACAGGTGATGTACTATCTATTAAGAGAGTAAAAGAAATTCATGCAAGAATTCCTGATACTCACTTAGTAATGCATGGCTCATCTTCAGTACCTCAAGATTGGTTAGAAGTAATCAATACTTATGGTGGAGCTATGGGTGAGACTTATGGTGTGCCAGTAGAAGAAATCGTTGAAGCAATCAAGTATGGTGTGCGTAAGGTAAATATTGATACTGATTTACGCATGGCTGCTACTGGTGCGATTAGAAGATTTATGGCAGAAAATCCTGCTGAATTCGATCCACGTAAATATAATGCTGTAGCAAAAGTAGCTATGTCAGAAATCTGTCAAGCTAGATATGAAGCATTTGGTAGTGCTGGTATGGCAAGTAAAATTAAACCAATTTCGCTTGAAACAATGTTTCAACGTTATGAAAGTGGCGAACTTGATCCAATCGTGAAATAA
- the pyk gene encoding pyruvate kinase, whose amino-acid sequence MRRTKILATLGPASESREALTEMIKAGVNAVRCNFSHGSAEDHRKRVDLIRQIAKEQDTYVGILADLQGPKIRLSKFRNGSVIIKKCQKFTLDADLGIEDGDENSVGIDYKELIQDVKKGDILLVDDGKIVLEVDSVKGNKAVTKVVIGGKVSNNKGINKKGGGLTAPALTDKDKQDIKVAAMLQVDFLAVSFVRDGKDMEYARQLVNEAGWKPAMVAKIERAEAVLEDNLKSIVDASDLVMVARGDLAVEIGDENVPTVQKLIISTARRNEKGSITATQMMESMIENSSPTRAEASDVANAVFDGTDAVMLSAETAVGKYPVETISAMSRICESAERSKYTHITKKQKIADCDRADHAVSVAAVKIANDIGAKGLIVLTEGGNTSRWMSRVNSELPIYALSRNSTTLGAMTLFRGVVPLYFDSTRMSKLYVNRSASMELESRGLTKDGDILVLTSGDSMGVHGSTNKIKVIIAGQVR is encoded by the coding sequence ATGAGAAGAACGAAAATTTTAGCTACTCTTGGTCCTGCTAGTGAATCTAGAGAAGCGTTAACAGAGATGATTAAAGCAGGTGTTAATGCGGTACGATGTAATTTTTCGCATGGATCTGCTGAAGATCATCGTAAAAGAGTTGATCTGATACGTCAAATAGCAAAAGAGCAAGATACTTACGTTGGTATTTTGGCGGATTTACAAGGTCCAAAAATAAGACTATCGAAGTTCAGAAATGGTTCAGTGATAATCAAGAAATGTCAAAAATTTACACTTGATGCAGATCTTGGTATTGAAGATGGTGATGAAAATTCAGTTGGTATTGACTATAAAGAGCTTATTCAGGACGTTAAGAAGGGCGATATACTATTAGTTGATGATGGTAAAATTGTTCTAGAAGTTGATTCTGTTAAAGGTAACAAAGCGGTAACAAAAGTTGTTATCGGAGGTAAAGTTTCCAATAATAAAGGAATCAATAAAAAAGGTGGTGGTCTAACAGCACCTGCTTTAACAGATAAAGATAAGCAAGATATCAAGGTAGCAGCAATGCTTCAGGTAGATTTCTTAGCTGTTTCATTTGTTAGAGATGGCAAAGATATGGAATATGCTCGTCAGCTTGTAAATGAGGCTGGTTGGAAGCCTGCAATGGTTGCTAAAATTGAGCGAGCAGAGGCAGTATTAGAAGATAATTTGAAAAGTATAGTAGATGCTTCAGATCTTGTGATGGTTGCTCGAGGTGATTTAGCAGTTGAAATTGGCGATGAAAATGTTCCAACTGTACAAAAGCTAATTATTAGTACAGCTAGAAGAAATGAGAAGGGTTCTATTACTGCTACTCAAATGATGGAATCAATGATTGAAAACTCATCTCCAACTCGTGCTGAAGCATCTGATGTGGCAAATGCTGTATTTGATGGTACGGATGCTGTGATGCTATCAGCTGAAACAGCAGTCGGTAAGTATCCTGTTGAAACTATCTCTGCTATGTCAAGAATTTGTGAATCTGCAGAGAGAAGCAAATATACACATATTACTAAAAAACAGAAAATTGCTGATTGTGATAGAGCTGATCATGCTGTTTCAGTTGCGGCTGTTAAAATTGCCAATGATATTGGTGCTAAAGGTTTAATAGTATTGACAGAAGGTGGAAATACTTCGCGTTGGATGTCACGTGTAAATTCTGAGCTACCCATCTATGCACTATCACGTAATTCTACAACTCTGGGAGCAATGACATTGTTTAGAGGAGTTGTTCCTTTGTATTTTGACTCTACTAGAATGTCTAAGTTATATGTTAATAGATCAGCTTCTATGGAGTTGGAAAGCAGAGGCTTGACCAAGGATGGCGACATTCTTGTTTTGACAAGTGGTGATAGTATGGGTGTACATGGAAGTACTAATAAAATTAAAGTAATAATTGCAGGTCAAGTAAGATAA
- a CDS encoding phosphoglycerate kinase has product MCFLTLKDVDLKNKKVLVRVDFNVPVKDGKVTSKVRIEAATPTIQYILDQGGAVILMSHLGRPTEGEYDSQFSLEPVAEALSQIIKKPVRFAKDWLNGVDAKAGEIVMCDNVRFNKGEKNSDDELSKKIASLGDVFVMDAFATAHRAQASTYGVAKYVPVSCAGLLLANEIKALEKALKVPKKPVAAIVSGSKVSTKLSVLHNLLDKVEILIVGGGIANTFIKAEGFNIGNSLYEEDLVGEAKDILAKAKEFGVNIPVPVDVSVAKEFSENAVAVVKDVADVADDEMILDIGPKSERNIAELLKSANTILWNGPVGVFEFDNFAEGTKALSLAIAESDAFSVAGGGDTIAAIEKFDIKDKVSYISTAGGAFLEFLEGKKLPAVEILKEKATI; this is encoded by the coding sequence ATGTGTTTTCTAACATTAAAAGACGTTGATCTTAAAAATAAGAAAGTCTTAGTTCGAGTTGACTTTAATGTGCCTGTCAAAGATGGCAAGGTTACAAGCAAAGTCAGGATAGAGGCGGCTACTCCAACCATTCAGTATATTTTAGATCAAGGTGGAGCTGTGATTTTAATGTCTCATCTTGGTCGCCCTACAGAAGGCGAGTATGACTCTCAGTTTTCACTTGAACCTGTTGCTGAAGCATTATCCCAAATCATCAAAAAACCTGTTAGATTTGCTAAAGATTGGCTAAATGGTGTTGATGCTAAAGCTGGTGAAATTGTTATGTGCGATAATGTACGTTTCAATAAAGGTGAGAAAAATTCTGACGATGAGCTATCAAAAAAAATAGCAAGTCTTGGTGATGTGTTTGTTATGGATGCATTTGCTACAGCTCATAGAGCTCAAGCATCGACTTATGGAGTAGCTAAGTATGTGCCTGTATCGTGTGCAGGCCTACTTTTAGCTAATGAAATCAAAGCACTAGAAAAAGCTTTGAAGGTTCCTAAGAAACCAGTGGCTGCTATAGTCAGTGGATCTAAAGTTTCAACAAAGTTATCTGTTTTACACAATCTTCTTGATAAGGTTGAGATTCTTATTGTTGGTGGAGGTATTGCAAACACTTTCATAAAAGCTGAAGGATTTAATATTGGTAATTCACTATATGAGGAAGACCTTGTTGGTGAAGCTAAAGATATCTTAGCAAAAGCGAAAGAGTTTGGTGTAAACATACCTGTACCAGTAGATGTAAGTGTTGCAAAAGAGTTTAGTGAAAATGCCGTTGCAGTAGTTAAAGATGTGGCTGATGTTGCTGATGATGAAATGATACTAGATATAGGTCCGAAGTCTGAAAGAAATATTGCAGAGCTTTTAAAATCTGCTAACACTATTCTATGGAATGGTCCTGTAGGAGTGTTTGAATTTGATAATTTTGCAGAAGGTACAAAAGCTCTATCTTTAGCGATAGCAGAGTCAGATGCTTTTTCTGTTGCTGGTGGTGGCGATACTATAGCAGCGATTGAGAAATTTGATATTAAGGATAAAGTATCTTACATATCAACTGCTGGCGGAGCATTTTTAGAGTTTCTTGAAGGTAAGAAACTACCCGCTGTAGAAATATTGAAAGAGAAAGCAACTATATAG